GTTGGCGCAGTTTAACAAACAACTTTCGCGCCATCACATTTCGGTCAGGGAAGGGGTGCTTGTCGATGCAAGCCTTGTGGAGACGCCGCATAAACCCAACGGAACCATTACGATTGAAGTCGCAGACGACAGAGAAGACAATCGGAGCGAGGAGGAAAAAGAGGCAGAGGAGGATTATCAAAAACAGGTTGTCCGCCGGCGTAAAGGGACGGATGAAGAAGCCCGTTGGGTTTACAAACAAAAGCGTTATCACTACGGATACAAAAAGCATTGTCTGACCAATGTTCAAGGCATTGTTCAAAAGGTGATAACAACTGCAGCGAACCGCAGTGACACGAAGGAGTTTATTCCGCTATTGCAGGGTGCAAACATACCTCAAGGCACAGCCGTCTTGGCGGACAAAGGATATGCTTGCGGGGAAAATCGTTCCTACCTGCAAACCCATCACCTTCAAGACGGCATTATGCACAAGGCACAACGCAACAGGGCATTGACCGAGGAAGAGAAGCAACGAAACAAAGCAATCGGTCCGATACGGAGCACCATCGAACGCACCTTTGGCAGTATTCGGCGGTGGTTTCATGGCGGACGATGTCGATACCGGGGACTTGCCAAGACCCATACTCAAAACATTCTTGAAAGCATCGCCTTTAATTTATACAGAACCCCGGGGATAATTATGTCCTCATCTCTAGGATAAGGTATAACCACCCTTGAGGAGCTCGTGCAAGCAGCTCCGCAAGGGGGGATTTACAACTACTTTCACTCCTTACTGCCACCCCTTTCACTCGCTCCTTTTATGCCAAGAACTCCTCTTCCCTCCATCTCCTTATTTTTCAAAGGTCTCCGTATAGCCGTAGTAACCGGCCACGCTCGATATGATGAAAGCATAGGCCACCGACTTGATAATGGAGTAAAACACATTATAAGGGGAAAAGAAAAGCTGCAAACCGTACTCAAAGTCGCTCCGAGGCAAATTCGGCACCAACGAACAGGCCAGATAACCACCGACAATACCCGTGGACATGCTGATTATACTCAGAACCGGAACGAACAGCATGAATCCGATGATTTTAGGCAGGATCAGATAATTGGCCGAGTTCACACCTATCACCTCCATAGCATCGATCTGCTCAGTCACACGCATGGTTCCCAATTCGGAGGCAATACTCGACCCCACCTTACCGGCCAAAATGAGACACATAACCGTGGAAGAAAACTCCAACAGAATGATCTCACGTGTAGAATAACCTATCGTAAAGCGCGGAATGAGCGGAGAGGTCATATTCAGAGATAGCTGGATAGTGATAACGGCTCCGATGAAGAACGAAATGATAATTACGATCCAAACCGAATCCACTCCGAGCTTGTCTATCTCCTTAATCAATTCCCTGAATGACATCCTCCACCTGTTAGGCAGAGAGAATGTCCGCTGCATCAATTTTGTGTACTCTCCTATCTGTTGCAGAGTTTTATTGTTCATTCGCTTTGCTTTGGATTAGTCCCGACAAATATACGAGGTTTCGGACAAAACACTCCGAAAGAAAAATTTTTCCAAATCAACAATTACCGTGTACAAAGGCTAAAGCCTCCTGTCTTCCCTTTCTGCTGAAATCTACATTCATATAAATAGAAAAAGCCCCTTGGAGAAGAAGTCAAAAGACATATTCCAAGAGGCTTTTTAGAGACAAACTCAACCGATCACGCTACAACAGAGCGACTATACCTGCACCTTATGACTGAATACCTGTCCGGAAGAGAGCCGCACCGAGACTACGTAAATACCGCTTCGCTTTAGTCCGTTAGTATCTATGTCCGAATAGATTTTATTATCAATGGTTTGCCGAAGTACCAT
This genomic stretch from Porphyromonas gingivalis ATCC 33277 harbors:
- a CDS encoding MlaE family ABC transporter permease; the protein is MNNKTLQQIGEYTKLMQRTFSLPNRWRMSFRELIKEIDKLGVDSVWIVIIISFFIGAVITIQLSLNMTSPLIPRFTIGYSTREIILLEFSSTVMCLILAGKVGSSIASELGTMRVTEQIDAMEVIGVNSANYLILPKIIGFMLFVPVLSIISMSTGIVGGYLACSLVPNLPRSDFEYGLQLFFSPYNVFYSIIKSVAYAFIISSVAGYYGYTETFEK
- a CDS encoding IS5-like element ISPg8 family transposase; its protein translation is MAYQSKNTDEHVTFADALLSKRYRKAQNDFLNQVDTLIDWRPIRTLINKKYTKRQNAIGAPAYDVILLFKMLLLETWYNLSDCALEERINDSITFSRFLGLKMEEVSPDHSTISRFRSALTELGLMDKLLAQFNKQLSRHHISVREGVLVDASLVETPHKPNGTITIEVADDREDNRSEEEKEAEEDYQKQVVRRRKGTDEEARWVYKQKRYHYGYKKHCLTNVQGIVQKVITTAANRSDTKEFIPLLQGANIPQGTAVLADKGYACGENRSYLQTHHLQDGIMHKAQRNRALTEEEKQRNKAIGPIRSTIERTFGSIRRWFHGGRCRYRGLAKTHTQNILESIAFNLYRTPGIIMSSSLG